A part of Micromonospora chersina genomic DNA contains:
- a CDS encoding ABC transporter ATP-binding protein gives MPAPAIRTDRLSKRYGAVRALEGLDLTVNAGEVFGFLGPNGAGKSTTIRLLLGLARPTAGRAWIFGVDARDVAAAHRLLAYVPADVALWPQLTGAELLDLLAATGPGVDADYRADLVDRFDLDLSRPARAYSTGNRQKVALVAAFATRAPLLVLDEPTSGLDPLMELQFRRAVAEARDNGQAVFLCSHQLAEVEAVCDRVAILRAGRLVDVATVPDLRRLHRGQITAQFTGAAPDLSDVPGIDLLDQTDGMLRFSLAGPPAAALRALAAADVTALTVREPSLEEIFLDYYGQAER, from the coding sequence GTGCCCGCACCCGCCATTCGCACCGACCGGCTGAGCAAGCGCTACGGAGCGGTCCGCGCACTCGAAGGTCTGGACCTGACCGTGAACGCCGGCGAGGTGTTCGGGTTTCTCGGCCCGAACGGCGCCGGCAAGTCCACCACCATCCGCCTGCTGCTGGGCCTCGCGCGTCCCACCGCGGGCCGGGCATGGATCTTCGGTGTCGACGCCCGCGACGTCGCCGCCGCGCACCGCCTGCTGGCGTACGTGCCGGCCGACGTGGCGCTGTGGCCGCAGCTGACCGGCGCGGAACTGCTGGACCTGCTGGCCGCCACCGGCCCGGGCGTCGACGCCGACTATCGCGCCGACCTCGTCGACCGGTTCGACCTCGACCTGTCCCGACCGGCCCGCGCCTACTCCACCGGCAACCGGCAGAAGGTCGCGCTCGTCGCCGCGTTCGCCACCCGCGCTCCGCTCCTGGTGCTGGACGAACCGACCAGCGGCCTGGACCCGCTGATGGAGTTGCAGTTCCGGCGGGCTGTCGCCGAGGCGCGCGACAACGGGCAGGCGGTGTTCCTCTGCTCCCACCAACTGGCCGAGGTGGAGGCCGTCTGCGACCGGGTGGCGATCCTGCGCGCCGGCCGGCTCGTCGACGTCGCGACAGTGCCCGACCTGCGGCGGCTGCACCGCGGCCAGATCACCGCACAGTTCACCGGTGCCGCCCCCGATCTGAGCGACGTACCCGGCATCGACCTGCTCGACCAGACGGACGGGATGCTGCGCTTCTCGCTGGCCGGCCCGCCCGCGGCGGCGCTGCGCGCCCTCGCCGCCGCCGACGTCACCGCCCTCACCGTGCGCGAACCCAGCCTTGAGGAGATCTTCCTCGACTACTACGGCCAGGCCGAACGGTGA
- a CDS encoding ABC transporter ATP-binding protein has translation MTSDIAVLVEDLTKFYGQRRGIEGLTLEVRTGEVMGFLGPNGAGKTTTIRLLLDFLRPTSGRATVLGLDPRRDKAALHRQIGYLPGELAFPGREKAEDLLRFFGAARGGVAWSQVTDLAERLDLDLSRPVRAMSKGNKQKVGLVQAFMHQPALLILDEPTSGLDPLMQQEFLAMVREARDGGQTVFMSSHVLAEVQHTADRVAIVRDGRLAAVERVESLGKRAIRSVEIHFDDPVDPAEFAVLPGVSDVVVSGPVLRCTVDGRLDPLVKAAARHDVVDMLSAEPDLEETFLSFYYHSEGAGDVSRAGA, from the coding sequence ATGACAAGCGACATCGCCGTGCTCGTCGAGGACCTGACGAAGTTCTACGGCCAGCGCCGCGGCATCGAGGGCCTCACCCTGGAGGTCCGTACCGGGGAGGTGATGGGCTTCCTCGGGCCGAACGGCGCCGGGAAGACCACCACCATCCGACTGCTGCTGGATTTCCTGCGCCCGACCTCCGGCCGCGCGACCGTGCTCGGGCTCGACCCGCGGCGGGACAAGGCCGCCCTGCACCGGCAGATCGGCTACCTGCCCGGCGAGCTGGCGTTTCCCGGCCGCGAGAAGGCCGAGGACCTGCTGCGGTTCTTCGGCGCCGCCCGGGGTGGCGTGGCGTGGTCGCAGGTGACCGACCTGGCCGAGCGGCTCGACCTGGACCTCTCCCGTCCGGTACGCGCCATGAGCAAGGGCAACAAGCAGAAGGTCGGCCTGGTGCAGGCGTTCATGCACCAGCCGGCCCTGCTGATCCTGGACGAGCCCACCAGCGGCCTGGACCCGCTCATGCAGCAGGAGTTCCTGGCCATGGTCCGCGAGGCCCGGGACGGCGGCCAGACGGTGTTCATGTCCAGCCACGTCCTCGCCGAGGTGCAGCACACCGCCGACCGGGTCGCGATCGTCCGCGACGGCAGGCTGGCCGCGGTCGAGCGGGTCGAGTCGCTCGGCAAACGGGCGATCCGGTCGGTGGAGATCCACTTCGACGATCCCGTCGACCCGGCGGAGTTCGCCGTGCTGCCGGGGGTCAGTGACGTGGTGGTGTCCGGGCCGGTGCTCAGGTGCACGGTGGACGGCCGCCTCGACCCGCTCGTCAAGGCCGCGGCCCGACACGACGTCGTGGACATGCTGTCGGCCGAGCCGGACCTCGAAGAGACCTTCCTGTCGTTCTACTACCACTCCGAAGGGGCTGGCGATGTTTCCCGCGCTGGTGCGTAA
- a CDS encoding PucR family transcriptional regulator yields MSEADRRGHRRRWDGRGHVREDRPGSGHTWLARTCDDLVRAPAGDQRNAAAARLGAHAADQDLPPHDLVSGVFAAARACWSGSPPGSADTPAAVHDRAAALLDTAHSVVVAALDGYHQQTRAELARHDTERTAFVNDLLTGRAEPGSLAERAHRYGIRLSATHTVLVARAPRLTADLIHRVDAALAARFGEGNTLTTLREGDLVCISAGGLRGIGAELAHLLLAELGADGWQVAVGRPHPGVHGLATSLDEARNALDHAAKLGFSAPVLNAADLLVFPVLLRDRDAITDLVTTVLGPLTTARGGAQPYLDTLTVLFDNQGNHTATARQMHLSVRAVTYRLDRIHHLTGYHPNEATQRFTLHAAVLGARLLGWPGAAGAS; encoded by the coding sequence GTGTCTGAGGCGGACCGTCGCGGCCACCGGCGGCGGTGGGACGGCCGCGGCCACGTCCGGGAGGACCGGCCCGGGAGCGGGCACACCTGGCTGGCCCGGACCTGCGACGACCTCGTGCGTGCCCCGGCCGGCGACCAGCGGAACGCCGCGGCCGCCCGGCTGGGCGCCCACGCCGCCGACCAGGACCTGCCACCACACGACCTGGTCAGCGGCGTCTTCGCCGCCGCCCGCGCCTGCTGGAGCGGGTCACCCCCCGGATCCGCCGACACCCCGGCCGCCGTCCACGACCGGGCCGCGGCGCTCCTGGACACCGCGCACTCGGTGGTGGTGGCCGCCCTCGACGGCTACCACCAGCAGACCCGCGCCGAACTGGCTCGTCACGACACCGAACGCACCGCGTTCGTCAACGACCTGCTCACCGGCCGGGCCGAGCCGGGCAGCCTGGCCGAACGCGCCCACCGATACGGCATCCGCCTGTCGGCCACCCACACCGTCCTGGTCGCCCGCGCGCCCCGCCTCACCGCCGACCTCATCCACCGCGTCGACGCGGCGCTCGCCGCCCGGTTCGGTGAGGGGAACACCCTCACCACCCTGCGCGAGGGTGACCTGGTGTGCATCAGCGCCGGCGGCCTCCGCGGCATCGGGGCGGAACTGGCCCACCTGCTCCTCGCCGAACTCGGCGCCGACGGCTGGCAGGTGGCCGTCGGCCGCCCGCACCCCGGCGTACACGGACTGGCCACCTCGCTCGACGAGGCCCGTAACGCCCTCGACCACGCCGCCAAGCTCGGCTTCAGCGCGCCCGTCCTCAACGCCGCGGACCTGCTGGTCTTCCCCGTCCTGCTGCGCGACCGCGACGCCATCACCGACCTGGTCACCACCGTCCTCGGCCCGCTCACCACCGCCCGCGGCGGCGCCCAGCCCTACCTGGACACCCTCACCGTGCTCTTCGACAACCAGGGCAACCACACGGCCACCGCCCGCCAGATGCACCTCTCCGTACGGGCCGTCACCTACCGCCTCGACCGCATCCACCACCTGACCGGCTACCACCCCAACGAAGCCACCCAACGTTTCACCCTCCACGCCGCCGTGCTCGGCGCGCGGCTGCTCGGCTGGCCAGGAGCGGCCGGCGCGTCGTGA
- a CDS encoding cupin domain-containing protein, which produces MSHPPGVAEPPAVRRTELQRHPASVPGRLIVQTLFEIPVGSASGRHKHPGEEVGFLIHGTVAMEFDDRPTLTVHAGQPFLIPPGVVHNARNVTADVTTMMLSTYLVDENEPLVTQCH; this is translated from the coding sequence ATGTCGCACCCTCCCGGTGTCGCGGAACCGCCGGCCGTCCGGCGTACCGAGCTGCAGCGGCACCCGGCCTCGGTGCCGGGCCGGTTGATCGTCCAGACGCTGTTCGAGATCCCGGTGGGGTCGGCGTCGGGCCGACACAAACACCCCGGTGAGGAGGTGGGCTTCCTCATCCACGGCACGGTCGCCATGGAGTTCGACGACCGGCCCACGCTGACCGTCCACGCCGGGCAGCCCTTCCTGATCCCACCCGGGGTCGTGCACAACGCGCGGAACGTCACCGCCGACGTCACCACCATGATGCTGTCGACGTACCTCGTCGACGAGAACGAGCCGCTGGTGACGCAGTGCCACTGA
- a CDS encoding (Fe-S)-binding protein, with product MRIALFVTCLADTLFPEAAKATVRLLERLGHEVVFPEGQTCCGQMHVNTGYPDEALRLVRRHVRVFAPYDVVVAPSGSCVGSVRHQHATVARRAGDERLASRAEEVAARTHELSELLVDVLGVTDVGAYFPHRVTYHPTCHSLRMIRVGDRPLRLLRAVRGLELVELPQAEQCCGFGGTFAVKNADTSTAMLADKMRNVLTTRADVCTAGDASCLLHIGGGLSRLRAGVRTVHLAEILASTEVDSRGAGRDVAGVAR from the coding sequence ATGCGGATCGCACTGTTCGTGACCTGCCTCGCCGACACGCTGTTCCCCGAGGCGGCCAAGGCGACGGTGCGGCTGCTGGAGCGCCTGGGCCACGAGGTGGTCTTCCCCGAGGGGCAGACGTGCTGCGGCCAGATGCACGTCAACACCGGTTACCCGGACGAGGCGTTGCGCCTGGTACGCCGGCACGTGCGGGTGTTCGCCCCGTACGACGTGGTGGTGGCGCCGTCCGGCTCGTGCGTGGGGTCCGTGCGGCACCAGCACGCGACGGTGGCGCGCCGGGCCGGCGACGAGCGGCTGGCGAGTCGGGCGGAGGAGGTGGCCGCGCGGACGCACGAGCTGTCCGAACTGCTGGTCGACGTGCTGGGGGTGACCGATGTCGGGGCCTACTTCCCGCACCGGGTGACGTACCACCCGACGTGCCACTCACTGCGGATGATCCGGGTCGGTGACCGGCCGCTGCGGCTGCTGCGCGCGGTGCGCGGCCTGGAACTGGTGGAGCTGCCGCAGGCGGAGCAGTGCTGCGGTTTCGGGGGGACGTTCGCGGTGAAGAACGCGGACACCTCGACGGCCATGCTGGCGGACAAGATGCGCAACGTGCTGACCACGAGGGCGGACGTGTGCACGGCCGGGGACGCCTCCTGCCTCCTGCACATCGGCGGCGGGCTGTCCCGGCTCCGGGCGGGGGTGCGGACGGTGCACCTCGCGGAGATCCTGGCCAGCACCGAGGTGGACTCCCGCGGCGCCGGCCGGGACGTCGCGGGGGTGGCCCGGTGA
- a CDS encoding lactate utilization protein B: MPATAPPGVGHLRGDEPFPAAARRALADAQLRRNLRHATTTIRGKSGAVIGEVPDWQELREAGRAVKTDTMARLPELLEQLEAAVTTAGGTVHWAADAVEANRIVTDLVRATGADRVMKVKSMATQEIGLNEALEAAGIEPVETDLAELIVQLGRDRPSHILVPAIHRNRAEIREIFLREMPGVDPGLTDEPAALAAAARRHLRETFLSTRVAVSGANFAVAETGTLAVVESEGNGRMCLTLPQTLITVMGIEKVIPAWRDLEVFLQLLPRASTGERMNPYTSMWTGVTPGDGPQEVHLVLLDNGRSAVLADETGRQALHCIRCSACLNVCPVYERTGGHAYGSVYPGPIGAVLSPQLTGVADNASLPYASSLCGACYDACPVLIDIPSILVHLRGQAPHPRAEAAAMAAAAYTMDHPALYAAAQRGARLTRLAGPRGRGLPPPLSGWTASRDLPDPPPQTFRDWWAER, translated from the coding sequence ATGCCGGCGACCGCCCCGCCCGGAGTGGGGCACCTGCGTGGCGACGAGCCGTTCCCCGCCGCGGCCCGGCGGGCGCTGGCTGACGCCCAGCTTCGCCGGAACCTGCGGCACGCCACCACCACCATCCGCGGCAAGTCGGGGGCGGTGATCGGCGAGGTGCCGGACTGGCAGGAGCTGCGCGAGGCCGGCCGGGCGGTCAAGACCGACACCATGGCCCGCCTGCCGGAGCTGCTCGAACAGTTGGAGGCGGCGGTCACCACGGCCGGCGGCACGGTGCACTGGGCGGCCGACGCCGTCGAGGCCAACCGGATCGTCACCGACCTGGTCCGGGCCACGGGCGCCGACCGGGTCATGAAGGTCAAGTCGATGGCCACCCAGGAGATCGGCCTCAACGAGGCCCTGGAGGCCGCCGGCATCGAGCCGGTCGAGACCGACCTGGCCGAGCTGATCGTCCAGCTCGGACGGGACCGGCCCAGCCACATCCTGGTGCCGGCCATCCACCGCAACCGGGCCGAGATCCGGGAGATCTTCCTGCGCGAGATGCCCGGCGTCGACCCGGGGCTCACGGACGAGCCGGCGGCCCTGGCCGCCGCCGCGCGCCGGCACCTCCGGGAGACGTTCCTCAGCACGCGGGTGGCCGTCTCCGGGGCCAACTTCGCCGTGGCCGAGACCGGCACCCTCGCGGTCGTCGAGTCCGAGGGCAACGGGCGGATGTGCCTCACCCTCCCGCAGACCCTGATCACCGTGATGGGCATCGAGAAGGTCATCCCCGCCTGGCGGGACCTGGAGGTCTTCCTCCAGCTTCTGCCGCGGGCGTCGACGGGGGAGCGGATGAACCCCTACACCTCGATGTGGACGGGCGTCACCCCCGGCGACGGCCCGCAGGAGGTGCACCTGGTGCTGCTCGACAACGGGCGCAGCGCGGTGCTCGCCGACGAGACGGGCCGGCAGGCCCTGCACTGCATCCGCTGCTCGGCCTGCCTCAACGTCTGCCCGGTCTACGAACGCACCGGCGGGCACGCGTACGGGTCGGTCTACCCCGGACCCATCGGGGCGGTGCTGTCCCCGCAACTGACCGGTGTCGCCGACAACGCCTCCCTGCCGTACGCCTCGTCGCTCTGCGGCGCCTGCTACGACGCCTGCCCGGTGCTTATCGACATCCCGTCGATCCTGGTGCACCTGCGCGGGCAGGCCCCGCACCCGCGCGCCGAGGCGGCGGCGATGGCCGCCGCCGCGTACACCATGGACCACCCCGCGCTGTACGCGGCCGCGCAGCGCGGCGCGCGGCTGACCCGGCTCGCCGGCCCGCGCGGGCGGGGTCTGCCGCCTCCCCTGTCCGGCTGGACGGCCAGCCGCGACCTGCCGGACCCGCCGCCGCAGACCTTCCGCGACTGGTGGGCCGAACGGTGA
- a CDS encoding ABC transporter permease subunit: MFPALVRKTWRDDRRAVIGWAVGVAVFTVIYTSFYSQFQGAAELKQDALPQGMLDFLGIADMISPAGYLQATIFSLIGPLLVLMCAVTLTARTIARPEEDGGMELLLANPLSRTAFAGQRLAATGSAVTVVAAIPTLLLLIIVPRVGMDIALSNVAAAGVGLVALAWCFTGIAFVAGAATGRRGTVLAVTGVLAVTTYMANAIGAMSDGWHWMRWLSPFHYFIGTDPLHTGWHPAHLLTLAAVGAVTTVVGVFVFDRRDVGV, translated from the coding sequence ATGTTTCCCGCGCTGGTGCGTAAGACGTGGCGCGACGACCGCCGAGCCGTGATCGGTTGGGCCGTCGGCGTCGCAGTGTTCACCGTCATCTACACCTCCTTCTACAGCCAGTTCCAGGGAGCGGCGGAGCTGAAGCAGGACGCCCTGCCCCAGGGAATGCTGGACTTCCTCGGCATCGCCGACATGATCTCGCCGGCCGGCTACCTCCAGGCGACGATCTTCAGCCTGATCGGGCCGCTGCTCGTCCTCATGTGCGCGGTCACCCTGACCGCCCGCACGATCGCCCGGCCCGAGGAGGACGGGGGCATGGAACTGCTGCTGGCCAACCCGCTGTCGCGTACCGCCTTCGCCGGGCAGCGCCTCGCCGCCACGGGCAGCGCCGTCACGGTGGTTGCGGCCATCCCGACGCTCCTTCTGTTGATCATCGTGCCCAGGGTGGGCATGGACATCGCCCTCTCCAACGTCGCGGCCGCCGGCGTCGGCCTGGTCGCCCTGGCCTGGTGCTTCACCGGCATCGCCTTCGTCGCCGGCGCGGCCACCGGCAGACGCGGGACGGTTCTGGCCGTCACCGGTGTCCTCGCCGTCACCACCTACATGGCAAACGCCATCGGCGCCATGTCCGACGGCTGGCACTGGATGCGCTGGCTCTCGCCGTTCCACTACTTCATCGGCACCGATCCGCTGCACACCGGCTGGCACCCGGCACACCTGCTCACCCTCGCGGCTGTCGGCGCGGTGACCACGGTCGTCGGGGTGTTCGTGTTCGATCGCCGCGACGTCGGTGTCTGA
- a CDS encoding cation:proton antiporter, with protein MLLLCFAAVLLAAVLVSALANRTILSTAALFLVAGFVLGEGTTGVLHLSADSPIVAQLAELALFAVLFTDGMRVGWADLRSAWRLPGRALGWGLPLTLLVTAVLAHYVAGLGWAEALLIGAILAPTDPVFAAALVGNDKVPARLRHLLNVESGVNDGLALPFVVVLLAVAAGSDDLHLGELATELAVGLAIGVLVPLAAIALERTRFFAASAAYAPLNGVAIGLLVLALGKATHGNLFLAAFAAGITVATFGPRERAAFEHFGENVAELLKLAALLVFGALISPGFLGEIPWTGWLFAVLAIVVARPVALWLSFLRSGLSLREQAAAMWFGPKGFASVVYGLLVLEAGIGAADEVFHLVALTIVISILAHSSTDVVIARAFDESAETPNWHGVLRRARRRATLPGPRAGRRVAAAEPAADGGAADDQARTK; from the coding sequence GTGCTGCTGCTCTGCTTCGCCGCCGTCCTGCTCGCCGCCGTGCTGGTCTCGGCGCTGGCCAACCGGACGATCCTGTCGACCGCGGCGCTGTTCCTGGTCGCGGGGTTCGTCCTCGGCGAGGGCACGACCGGCGTGCTGCACCTGAGCGCCGACTCGCCGATCGTCGCGCAGCTGGCCGAGCTGGCCCTGTTCGCGGTGCTGTTCACCGACGGGATGCGGGTGGGCTGGGCGGACCTGCGGAGTGCCTGGCGGCTGCCCGGCCGGGCACTGGGGTGGGGACTTCCGCTGACGCTGCTGGTCACCGCGGTGCTGGCACACTACGTGGCCGGGCTCGGGTGGGCGGAGGCGCTGCTGATCGGGGCGATCCTCGCCCCCACCGATCCGGTGTTCGCGGCCGCGCTGGTGGGCAACGACAAGGTGCCGGCCCGGCTGCGGCACCTGCTCAACGTCGAGTCCGGCGTCAACGACGGCCTGGCGCTGCCGTTCGTGGTGGTGCTGCTGGCCGTCGCGGCCGGCTCCGACGACCTGCACCTGGGGGAGCTGGCGACCGAGCTGGCCGTCGGACTGGCGATCGGGGTGCTGGTGCCGCTGGCCGCGATCGCCCTGGAGCGGACCCGGTTCTTCGCCGCGTCGGCCGCGTACGCGCCGCTGAACGGGGTGGCCATCGGCCTGCTGGTGCTGGCCCTGGGCAAGGCCACCCACGGCAACCTGTTCCTGGCCGCGTTCGCCGCGGGCATCACCGTGGCCACCTTCGGGCCCCGGGAGCGGGCGGCGTTCGAGCACTTCGGGGAGAACGTCGCCGAGCTGCTGAAGCTCGCCGCGCTGCTGGTCTTCGGGGCGCTGATCTCACCCGGTTTCCTCGGCGAGATCCCCTGGACCGGCTGGCTGTTCGCGGTGCTGGCCATCGTCGTGGCCCGGCCGGTCGCGCTCTGGCTGTCGTTCCTGCGTTCCGGGCTGAGCCTGCGCGAGCAGGCCGCGGCCATGTGGTTCGGCCCCAAGGGCTTCGCCTCGGTCGTCTACGGGCTGCTGGTGCTCGAGGCCGGCATCGGGGCGGCGGACGAGGTGTTCCACCTGGTCGCGTTGACAATCGTCATCTCGATCCTGGCGCACTCCTCGACCGACGTGGTCATCGCCCGGGCGTTCGACGAGTCCGCGGAGACCCCGAACTGGCACGGCGTGCTGCGCCGCGCACGCCGGAGGGCGACGCTGCCCGGGCCGCGCGCCGGCCGCCGTGTCGCAGCGGCCGAGCCCGCCGCCGACGGCGGCGCCGCGGACGATCAGGCGAGAACGAAGTAG
- a CDS encoding SLC13 family permease — translation MTAVAWAAVAVFTVAYVLIATEKIHRVAAALGGAAVMFLIGATDTAHAFFSEEAGIDWNVIFLLVGMMLIVAVLRRTGGFEYVAVWASKRARGRPYRVMVILVVITAVASAALDNVTTVLLIAPVTFLVCERLGVPAAPFLIAEAMASNIGGTSTLVGDPPNIIIGSRGGLSYNDFLIHLAPFVVLLLVVFLGLCRVLFRSAFRYDPDRAAQIAALHERDAIRDRRLLVLGLAVLGAVTAAFVLHTTLHLEPAVVALLGGLLLLALSRLDAGEISRDVEWPTLVFFAGLFIMVGALVNTGVVEQISRAAIGATEGRLLPATMVLLWGSAALSAIVDNIPYVATMSPVVADLVHAQGGAGQSRVLWWALALGADLGGNATAVGASANVVVLGLAERAGQRITFWQFTRYGLLVTLVTVGLAVPYLWLRYFVLA, via the coding sequence GTGACGGCGGTGGCCTGGGCGGCGGTGGCCGTCTTCACCGTCGCGTACGTGCTCATCGCCACCGAGAAGATCCACCGGGTGGCTGCCGCGCTGGGCGGCGCCGCGGTGATGTTCCTGATCGGGGCGACCGACACCGCGCACGCGTTCTTCTCCGAGGAAGCCGGCATCGACTGGAACGTGATCTTCCTCCTGGTCGGCATGATGCTCATCGTCGCCGTCCTCAGACGCACCGGGGGTTTCGAGTACGTCGCCGTGTGGGCGTCGAAGCGGGCGCGGGGCCGGCCGTACCGGGTGATGGTGATCCTCGTCGTGATCACGGCGGTCGCGTCGGCGGCGCTGGACAACGTCACCACGGTGCTGCTGATCGCCCCGGTGACCTTCCTGGTCTGCGAGCGGCTCGGCGTGCCGGCCGCGCCGTTCCTCATCGCCGAGGCGATGGCCTCGAACATCGGCGGCACCTCCACCCTGGTGGGCGACCCGCCGAACATCATCATCGGCAGCCGGGGCGGGCTGTCGTACAACGACTTCCTGATCCACCTCGCGCCGTTCGTGGTGCTGCTGCTGGTGGTGTTCCTGGGCCTGTGCCGGGTGCTGTTCCGCTCGGCGTTCCGCTACGACCCGGACCGGGCCGCACAGATCGCCGCGCTGCACGAGCGTGACGCGATCCGCGACCGCCGTCTGCTGGTCCTCGGGCTGGCCGTGCTGGGCGCCGTGACCGCCGCGTTCGTCCTGCACACCACGCTGCACCTGGAACCGGCCGTGGTCGCGCTGCTCGGCGGCCTGCTGCTGCTGGCGTTGTCGCGGCTCGACGCCGGGGAGATCAGCAGGGACGTGGAGTGGCCCACCCTGGTGTTCTTCGCCGGGCTGTTCATCATGGTCGGCGCACTTGTCAACACGGGCGTGGTCGAGCAGATCTCCCGCGCCGCGATCGGCGCCACCGAGGGCCGGTTGCTGCCGGCGACGATGGTGCTGCTGTGGGGTTCCGCGGCGCTGTCCGCCATCGTGGACAACATCCCCTACGTGGCCACCATGAGCCCGGTCGTCGCCGACCTCGTCCACGCGCAGGGCGGCGCCGGGCAGTCCCGGGTGCTCTGGTGGGCCCTGGCGCTCGGCGCCGACCTCGGCGGCAACGCCACCGCCGTCGGCGCCTCGGCCAACGTCGTCGTGCTGGGTCTGGCCGAACGTGCCGGCCAGCGGATCACGTTCTGGCAGTTCACCCGGTACGGCCTCCTGGTCACCCTGGTCACCGTCGGGCTCGCCGTGCCGTACCTGTGGCTGCGCTACTTCGTTCTCGCCTGA
- a CDS encoding CBS domain-containing protein, whose amino-acid sequence MRARDLAVPFPTITVAAPVLEAARLLAGYNLPGLIVVDDRGRPVTVLPGTQVLRLVIPGYCREDPTLARMIDEPSADVFLRGAEGRTVADLLPTERPEPPVVEPQATVLEVAAVMAQKRSPLVAVAAPREPMIGGITLDALLDRMLDA is encoded by the coding sequence GTGCGAGCCCGAGACCTGGCCGTACCCTTTCCCACCATCACCGTCGCCGCGCCGGTCCTGGAGGCGGCCCGCCTGCTGGCCGGCTACAACCTGCCCGGGCTGATCGTGGTCGACGATCGTGGCCGCCCGGTCACCGTGCTCCCCGGCACGCAGGTGCTGCGCCTGGTGATCCCCGGTTACTGCCGGGAGGACCCGACCCTGGCCCGGATGATCGACGAGCCGTCGGCGGACGTGTTCCTGCGCGGCGCCGAAGGGCGTACGGTGGCCGACCTGCTGCCGACCGAGCGCCCCGAGCCGCCGGTGGTGGAACCCCAGGCGACGGTGCTCGAGGTCGCCGCGGTGATGGCGCAGAAGCGCAGCCCGCTGGTCGCGGTGGCCGCGCCCCGTGAGCCGATGATCGGCGGCATCACCCTCGACGCCCTGCTCGACCGGATGCTCGACGCGTGA
- a CDS encoding LutC/YkgG family protein, whose protein sequence is MNSRDVVLGRLRSALGAPPPAPAEVTRGYRPAGAVATDLDLFVDRLTDYRATVHRCAAADVARVVDAVLGGRRVVVPAGLPRHWLPDGVEVLPDDDLPTERVAAVDGVVTAAAVAVAETGTIVLDGGPDQGRRIITLLPDVHVCVLRADQVVATVPDALARLDPRRPLTWISGPSATSDIELSRVEGVHGPRNLHVVVTSPAVSS, encoded by the coding sequence GTGAACTCCCGTGACGTCGTCCTCGGTCGGCTCCGGTCCGCCCTCGGCGCGCCACCGCCGGCGCCGGCCGAGGTGACCCGGGGCTACCGGCCCGCCGGCGCGGTCGCCACCGACCTGGACCTGTTCGTGGACCGTCTCACCGACTACCGGGCCACCGTGCACCGGTGCGCCGCCGCCGACGTCGCCCGCGTGGTCGACGCGGTGCTCGGCGGCCGGCGGGTCGTCGTGCCGGCCGGGCTGCCCCGGCACTGGCTGCCCGACGGCGTCGAGGTGCTGCCGGACGACGACCTCCCGACGGAGCGGGTCGCCGCCGTGGACGGGGTGGTCACCGCGGCGGCGGTCGCCGTGGCCGAGACCGGCACCATCGTGCTCGACGGTGGCCCGGACCAGGGCCGCAGGATCATCACGCTGCTGCCCGACGTGCACGTGTGCGTGCTGCGGGCCGACCAGGTCGTCGCCACCGTGCCGGACGCCCTGGCCCGGCTCGATCCCCGCCGCCCACTGACCTGGATCAGCGGGCCGTCGGCAACGAGCGACATCGAACTGAGCCGGGTCGAGGGCGTCCACGGGCCCCGCAACCTGCACGTGGTCGTCACCTCGCCCGCGGTGTCGTCATGA